The DNA region TCATTAGGTGTTAAAGGACGGGTAGGATGGATCAAAGAAAGCTTCACTCGAGAGGCAGAAAGTGTCTTGTGACTACCCATATCTTTTTTGCATCCCTATGGCTGGGCGGAGGAATAGCCATATTCACGATTCTTATTGCCAACCACAAGCCGCTAAACGGGTATGAGCTGCACTCAATCAACACGATTATCGACACCTTAGATAGCTTGCTTGTGATTCCCGGTGCTCTGGGAAGCCTCTTTACCGGTTTACTTTTGAGTATGTTTACCGATTGGGGATTCTTCAGACACCATTGGGTAACGACTAAATGGGTGGCAACCGTTCTGGCTGCAGCGGTTGGTGGGTTTTTATTGATGCCGAGCGTGAAAACGATGCTCTACATCTCGCTAACTATGGAAATCAGCGTTGTGCAGAATGCCGTGTATCTAAGCAACCGTCAGACAGCGCTTATCTTTGCGACTCTCAATCTTGTGCTTCTGCTCCTGTTGTTCTGCCTTTCTGTTTTCCGGCCATGGGAGAATAAGCGGGGGGGCCAAGGTCCTGATGGTTGTTTTGATGAGGATTTCGAATACTCGTATATTTTCCACAACGACCCGTTCATGAAGCCGCATGTTTAAGTAAGACGCGTCTAGAGGTAGGCATGAAAAGAACTGCGGCATTACCGATATTACTGCTCGTGAGCTTGATGTCGGCGCAAACGGTTGCGCCGACATCAAGCTTAACGGTACACCACAAAACGGAAACCCATCCGGCGGGCTCAACCTAAACGAGAAACTGATCAAACTGCGCACGGCATCTCATTACCACACGAGAAGGTGCGTAGGCGATTAGTCGCCCCGATGCCCATAGTATCGCACCCAAATCTTTTTGCACATTGTTGCCGATAACCAACAATTAATTTCGTCTGAACACGAGAAATGTGGGTAAAAACGTATTATAAGGGGGTGGAGATAATGGCAATGAGGACAAATAGTGCTTTATGGAATATTCTCTACATAATATTGGTCATCGTGGTTGTTTTAGCCCTGTTGCAGCTGTTAGGCGTATTTGCATTCACACCGGCAATCGCCAACATACTATATGTCTTAGTAGTTGTATTCGTTATCCTAGCGGTACTCCACTTGCTAAGCTTGCTATAACTTAGTAATAATGGCCAAGAAAAAAGAGAGGGCGCACGCCCTCTCTTTTTATGTATGCGATGCTTGCAATCCGTACAGCTCTCGCCGCCGACACAGCAACGAGGAGCTTGAAGCCCTATATGAAGCGCCCGAAACGCTCTTTTTTTGCTTTACAAATCGGGCACACCTCAGGCGGCTCATTTCTCGCGCATAAATACCCGCACACCTGGCAGCGCCATACCGGATACTCCAGTGAAAAACCGTGGGCTTGCGCCGCCGGGCTCTCATGTATATCTTCTTGCATTTGCGCTTCTCTTTGTGCTTTTGGTGGACGTCGCTCGGGTATCGGAGTAGTCGCTTCTTCACCTGATGAGATACCGCTTGAGACATACAACGCGCAGTAGCAATTCCCGTAATCCGTCAGGTCGGGATCACGATAATCGCACGGGCAAATAATATCGATATCTTCTGCTTGGACCCCCGAGGCCAGCCGGCAAGGACATCCCTGATAACTATAACGATGTTCGTTAATGATTAAGCCTCTAACAAGTCCTTTTGTAAAATCCACATCCGGGTTAAGATGGTACCCGGCGTCCTCGGCTTCCTTTTTAAGCTGCCGGTACCTGGCATCAATTGTTTCCTCTGATATTTCGTTATTAGCCATTCTGTTGCAACCCTCTAATCTTATCTTCCTGAAAACCTATAATGCATTCGTTGTCTTCTACGCGAATTGTTGGAAACGAAACGCTTGGGTTGCACCGACCGATATCTGCTACTGCCTCGTCCCTCGACGCTCCGCTCAGCAAGTCGACATCCACATATTTATATTCAAGCTCTAGCTCATTAAGCAGAGCTTTTGTCCGTTGGCACCATATACACGTGCTCAACGCATAGAGAAATATTTCTCCTCTTTTCTCACCAGGGACTTCCTTCACATATGACTCATATCCCACAATGTTCACCTCGCTTCATTCTAGATTCTCAGTATATCTGGAACAAGCGGCACATACTGTAAATACCCAAAACACACTCAGACATCTAGAAAACAATCTTACAAATGAGGGCCACAACAATATGTGATGGGGAGACGGATTTTAAGTAACGTCATTCACTGTTTAGGCCATATCCGTATGCGAAAAAGCAGTGTATATACTTACACAAAAAAGGTCACCCGAAGTAGGTGGCCTGGACGTATCTTCCGAGGTTTATTTATGTATCTTTCTTAAGTATGAAACATGCTGCTACGACATACCGTGCCGTATCGTCTGCATTATTTGCTTCAGCCGGTCTGGCACTCGCGCGCACGCTCA from Candidatus Aquicultor sp. includes:
- a CDS encoding ferredoxin-thioredoxin reductase catalytic domain-containing protein, encoding MANNEISEETIDARYRQLKKEAEDAGYHLNPDVDFTKGLVRGLIINEHRYSYQGCPCRLASGVQAEDIDIICPCDYRDPDLTDYGNCYCALYVSSGISSGEEATTPIPERRPPKAQREAQMQEDIHESPAAQAHGFSLEYPVWRCQVCGYLCARNEPPEVCPICKAKKERFGRFI
- a CDS encoding glutaredoxin family protein, which encodes MGYESYVKEVPGEKRGEIFLYALSTCIWCQRTKALLNELELEYKYVDVDLLSGASRDEAVADIGRCNPSVSFPTIRVEDNECIIGFQEDKIRGLQQNG